In Hugenholtzia roseola DSM 9546, the genomic stretch TAAGTCAGTGAGCAAGCGGTTATAACACGATTGTAAGCTATTGATATTCAGATGTTTAAAGACTCTTTCTAAGGTATCCACCGAAGGAATCCCATTGGCTAATTTTAATCCAAAATCTGCTCGCAAAGCCGCTAAATTGTCTTGACCAAAATCAACGATTTCTACAAAATCATCATTATCCGCTAAAATCCCCAAAAGGACTAAAGCCAAAATGTCGTCCAACGCATGCAGGCAACGACCTTGCACACGAAAATCTGCTATTGTCTCGAAATAAGAACTAATTTCCATATCATCACGTAATTTTACACAAAGATAACGATTTTGGTGCGGAAGCCCTAC encodes the following:
- a CDS encoding transposase family protein translates to MEISSYFETIADFRVQGRCLHALDDILALVLLGILADNDDFVEIVDFGQDNLAALRADFGLKLANGIPSVDTLERVFKHLNINSLQSCYNRLLTDL